One Lactobacillus sp. CBA3606 DNA segment encodes these proteins:
- a CDS encoding DedA family protein, whose product MTWLISFLAILIRPLGFLVTLTNQIGGWSYVVLFLVIFLESAYLAFAFLPGQSLLFLSSSIAASTHSKLNIWLLLAIFITAATSGAMLKYRATRHLDQHSRLEKGLNSSKLDTTKALFDRHERPSLLWGRFIPFVGLFIPVIAGTTQMDWRHFEIWNFLGVLVWVGSCCFCGYYFGDWPFVEKNFTWIMLVLIILPILGRYGYHYLKRKHHLLLSKAN is encoded by the coding sequence ATGACTTGGCTCATTTCATTTTTAGCTATTCTGATACGACCTTTAGGTTTTTTAGTCACGTTAACGAATCAAATCGGCGGTTGGTCTTATGTCGTCTTATTCCTAGTGATTTTCTTGGAATCGGCGTACCTGGCCTTCGCTTTTTTACCCGGACAGTCGCTCTTATTCTTAAGTAGCTCCATCGCCGCTAGTACGCATTCCAAATTAAACATTTGGCTTTTATTGGCTATCTTTATTACTGCCGCTACTAGTGGTGCCATGCTCAAATACCGCGCGACGCGACACTTAGATCAGCACAGCCGTTTAGAAAAAGGCTTGAATTCCAGCAAGCTTGATACGACCAAGGCCCTTTTTGATCGCCATGAGCGACCATCCTTACTTTGGGGCCGCTTTATCCCCTTTGTCGGCCTGTTCATCCCAGTCATTGCTGGTACGACCCAAATGGACTGGCGTCACTTTGAAATCTGGAATTTTTTAGGCGTCTTAGTTTGGGTGGGCAGCTGTTGTTTTTGTGGCTATTACTTTGGTGACTGGCCATTTGTCGAAAAAAATTTCACTTGGATTATGTTAGTGCTAATCATCCTACCAATCTTAGGCCGTTATGGTTATCACTATTTGAAACGCAAACATCACCTATTACTTAGTAAAGCTAACTAA
- a CDS encoding MFS transporter yields MDNKRRVDWILLIILFSYFMILLDNSIIFTGTVKIAQELQLNQQTLSWVSSAYSLTFGGFLLLGGRAGDLFGRRRVFKVGLIIFGIGSLVVGLSVNATMIIAARAFQGIGSAILAPTTLAILMDTYTGPARVRAIAYYGAMAGIGASVSLVIGGVFASLLTWRIGFFINVPISIWMYVLANRDLKVDHGQNGTLDWLGTLTSLIGMSALVYSIVGDWAQGPALLIAIVALAGFVIQERRTAQPIMPLHLFVDRERIGAYLGRFLYMGAMLGFWFITPQLMQQQLGFNALMAGVAFFPLTIVNFIVALQVARLTVKWGNGGLLVIGIMLTLIGMFWMSFFTKSVGYWWGIAAPMVVIGIGQGLSLSPFTAAGVAHTQGADAGAASGVVNVMHQIGGSVGLSILVTTQSLAQTQMVGFQQAVLVGAGLLLLALLAAIFLIVPGERQ; encoded by the coding sequence ATGGACAATAAAAGAAGAGTCGATTGGATTTTATTAATTATTTTGTTTAGTTATTTTATGATTTTGCTAGATAATTCGATTATTTTCACAGGAACAGTAAAAATTGCACAGGAGTTACAGTTAAATCAGCAGACGCTTTCTTGGGTTAGTAGTGCTTATTCATTAACCTTTGGCGGCTTTCTATTGTTGGGTGGTCGTGCGGGTGATCTATTTGGCCGACGCCGGGTCTTCAAAGTTGGCTTAATTATTTTTGGAATTGGTTCGTTAGTTGTGGGCTTATCAGTGAATGCCACGATGATAATTGCCGCTCGAGCTTTCCAAGGAATCGGATCAGCGATTTTGGCCCCAACTACCTTGGCAATTTTGATGGATACGTATACTGGACCAGCTCGAGTTCGCGCGATTGCTTATTACGGTGCAATGGCTGGGATTGGTGCTAGTGTGAGCTTAGTCATTGGTGGCGTGTTTGCGAGTCTCCTAACTTGGCGCATCGGCTTTTTCATTAATGTACCAATCAGTATTTGGATGTATGTCTTAGCAAATCGTGATTTGAAGGTGGATCATGGACAAAATGGCACCTTAGACTGGTTGGGGACGTTGACGTCTTTAATCGGGATGAGCGCCCTGGTTTATAGTATTGTTGGTGATTGGGCTCAGGGACCAGCATTACTTATTGCCATCGTCGCTTTAGCCGGGTTTGTTATCCAAGAACGACGGACGGCACAACCAATCATGCCGTTACATCTGTTTGTGGATCGTGAACGGATTGGCGCCTATCTGGGTCGCTTTCTCTATATGGGCGCGATGCTAGGGTTTTGGTTCATTACGCCGCAATTAATGCAACAACAATTAGGGTTCAATGCATTAATGGCAGGGGTCGCATTTTTTCCGCTAACAATTGTGAACTTTATCGTTGCCTTACAAGTGGCCCGGTTGACGGTTAAGTGGGGCAATGGGGGGCTACTGGTGATTGGGATTATGCTCACTTTAATCGGGATGTTTTGGATGAGTTTCTTTACCAAATCAGTTGGTTATTGGTGGGGGATTGCGGCGCCAATGGTGGTGATTGGTATCGGTCAAGGGTTATCCTTAAGTCCCTTTACGGCGGCGGGGGTTGCGCATACCCAAGGTGCTGATGCCGGGGCAGCTTCAGGCGTTGTCAATGTGATGCATCAAATTGGGGGTTCCGTCGGGCTATCAATTTTAGTGACCACCCAAAGTTTAGCCCAGACGCAAATGGTTGGTTTTCAGCAAGCCGTTTTGGTAGGCGCTGGCCTATTACTATTGGCACTACTGGCGGCTATTTTCTTAATTGTGCCAGGCGAACGCCAATAA
- a CDS encoding MerR family transcriptional regulator, translating to MNIKEASEQTGVSAAAIRYYEKEGLIPTIDRTEVGNRDIDARIIRRIRFATQMRAAGMSIENLRHYIELFDAEEDNTKEQKALLRSQLAVMEEKRDDLQAAIDHLNYKLNHFYDHMETTEAELRELERQHQKQTAHKSGLTADEFDY from the coding sequence ATGAACATAAAAGAAGCTAGTGAACAGACCGGCGTTTCGGCGGCGGCAATTCGGTATTATGAAAAAGAAGGGTTGATTCCAACGATTGATCGAACCGAAGTAGGCAATCGCGATATTGATGCCCGGATTATTCGACGAATTCGGTTTGCAACCCAAATGCGAGCGGCCGGTATGAGTATTGAAAATCTCCGTCACTATATTGAATTATTTGATGCTGAGGAGGACAATACCAAGGAACAAAAGGCGTTATTGAGGTCTCAGCTGGCTGTTATGGAAGAAAAGCGTGATGATTTACAAGCCGCAATTGACCATTTGAACTATAAGCTCAATCATTTTTATGATCATATGGAGACAACTGAGGCGGAGTTACGGGAATTAGAGCGGCAACATCAAAAGCAAACAGCCCACAAGTCAGGGTTGACTGCGGATGAATTCGATTATTAA
- a CDS encoding lipoate--protein ligase: MYYVSMKDHEIGRNLATEQYLMNNVEFDEPLVLFYYEEPCIIVGRNQNTLEEINADYVREHNITVTRRLSGGGAVYQDLGNLCFSFVVDSDSQEFGDFKTFTQPIIDVLHDMGATTATVSGRNDLLVDGKKFSGNAMYSRNGKTFSHGTLMLNVDLNVVPNALTVPTDKIASKGIKSVRSRVTNLRPFLAPEYQNISVPEFRDKLLTELFKVDSLAEIADKEYKVSPEQQKAIDKIYEDYYANWDWVYGKSPEFSVKRRQHFDMGTIDARLLVTDGHIQTIKFFGDFFGSGNVADIEKALTGVRYDHDELTNKLADVDLNRYFTGIPREAIIDLIAE; encoded by the coding sequence ATGTATTATGTCTCAATGAAAGATCATGAAATTGGTCGTAATCTTGCGACTGAACAGTATCTAATGAATAATGTTGAGTTTGATGAACCGTTGGTTTTGTTTTACTATGAGGAACCATGTATCATCGTCGGGCGTAATCAGAATACGTTGGAAGAAATCAACGCTGATTATGTGCGGGAACATAACATTACTGTGACGCGTCGGTTATCCGGGGGCGGAGCAGTTTATCAAGATTTAGGTAACTTATGCTTTAGCTTTGTTGTGGATAGTGATAGTCAAGAATTCGGTGACTTTAAGACGTTCACGCAACCCATTATTGATGTCTTACACGATATGGGCGCCACAACCGCAACGGTCAGTGGCCGTAATGACTTGTTGGTCGATGGCAAGAAGTTCTCAGGCAATGCGATGTATTCTCGCAATGGTAAGACGTTCTCACATGGTACGTTGATGTTAAATGTGGATTTAAACGTGGTACCAAATGCCTTGACAGTTCCAACTGATAAGATTGCTTCGAAGGGAATTAAGTCGGTTCGAAGTCGCGTGACCAATCTACGTCCATTCTTAGCCCCAGAGTATCAAAATATCTCAGTACCAGAGTTCCGGGATAAATTGTTAACTGAACTATTTAAAGTGGATTCTTTGGCCGAAATTGCGGATAAAGAATATAAAGTTTCACCAGAACAGCAAAAAGCCATTGATAAAATTTATGAAGACTATTATGCTAATTGGGATTGGGTTTATGGCAAATCACCTGAATTCTCGGTTAAGCGGCGTCAACATTTCGATATGGGGACCATTGATGCGAGATTATTGGTGACGGATGGTCATATTCAAACTATCAAATTCTTCGGTGATTTCTTCGGTAGTGGTAACGTGGCTGATATTGAAAAAGCCTTAACGGGCGTGCGTTACGATCATGATGAATTGACGAACAAGTTAGCTGATGTTGATTTGAATCGTTACTTTACTGGAATTCCACGGGAAGCTATTATTGATTTAATCGCCGAATAA
- a CDS encoding SH3 domain-containing protein, which translates to MKIGMTKIIASLMLSTALLPVAVSKAASTVDKATNDTDTAATMVATDQAVNGQNNYVQSGKTPAATPATTSQATTSTASASVTSGSQASSTVSRQDADASAANTTSTVAPARSVASRPVASSAAPTSTPVSAASQATSVGSTAVSQATVTPTSAATVTTSATSSATNSATASEAPVSATPTADQALSAVDEATAVASQESIKQPVAATSIVTHTVTSAAPVRAESVANSAAMAIEPEDMTVGSAADEAVAPAMNDYQQTFFNQIKAGALEGWRKYGVLPSITAAQAIIESDWGRSALSTQGNNLFGIKGAYQGQSIYFETNEWVNGQYITVRAAFRQYPNWSASVEDHGAFLVDNSRYHNLLGVTDYQTVARLLQSDGYATDPNYATTLINTINSYRLQDWDHEVTGTTPEKPAENETAGTYKFTKTVDIHTAASMQSAVVGTYDAGESVHYNGKVVADGYTWLRYQSYSGATHYIAISGDDSVTVTPATGTFKFTTTTNIRDGASRSAKIVGTYDTGETVHYNGKIEAEGITWLRYQSYSGATHYVAIGDDVAVTAPSVEAATGAYRFTADTAIKSAPRSTATTVGTYRTGETVYYNGKVTIDGQTWLRYRSYSGADHYVAINGNLTENKPVVTATSGTYRFQTTTAIKGTPATNAATVGTYYAGDTVRYNAKVTVNGQTWLRYQSYSGATHYVAVDGSHTNAATTTAKAGSFTFTTTTNIRTAPSTRASIAGEYYPGDRVYYSGTVVADGYTWLKYLSRSGATHYVAVVH; encoded by the coding sequence TTGAAAATCGGAATGACAAAAATAATTGCATCATTAATGTTGAGTACCGCTTTATTACCAGTGGCAGTTAGCAAAGCAGCATCAACCGTCGATAAGGCGACTAACGATACCGATACGGCTGCGACCATGGTTGCCACTGATCAAGCCGTCAATGGTCAAAATAATTATGTACAGTCCGGAAAAACACCAGCTGCGACGCCGGCGACGACGAGCCAAGCGACCACGTCAACGGCTAGTGCGAGTGTGACTAGTGGCAGTCAAGCCAGTTCAACGGTTAGTCGTCAGGATGCCGACGCCAGCGCCGCTAATACGACTAGTACGGTTGCCCCAGCCCGTTCAGTCGCTAGTCGGCCGGTTGCTAGTTCGGCAGCGCCTACGAGCACCCCAGTTTCGGCTGCTAGTCAGGCGACATCTGTCGGTTCAACTGCTGTTAGTCAGGCAACGGTGACCCCAACATCAGCGGCAACCGTCACGACTAGTGCAACCAGTAGCGCAACTAATTCAGCAACGGCTAGTGAAGCGCCAGTAAGTGCCACACCAACTGCTGATCAAGCCTTGTCGGCCGTTGATGAAGCCACGGCGGTTGCCAGTCAGGAGTCAATCAAACAACCAGTGGCGGCAACGAGCATAGTGACGCATACCGTGACTAGTGCGGCGCCGGTTCGAGCTGAATCCGTTGCGAACTCGGCAGCCATGGCAATTGAACCAGAGGATATGACAGTTGGCAGTGCAGCGGATGAAGCCGTGGCACCAGCCATGAATGATTATCAACAGACGTTTTTTAATCAGATTAAAGCCGGTGCTTTAGAGGGCTGGCGTAAATATGGCGTCTTGCCATCTATCACAGCAGCACAAGCCATTATTGAAAGTGACTGGGGCCGTTCAGCTTTATCGACACAAGGGAATAACTTGTTCGGAATCAAAGGTGCCTATCAAGGTCAATCCATCTATTTTGAAACCAATGAATGGGTGAATGGCCAGTATATCACCGTCCGAGCAGCTTTCAGACAGTACCCGAACTGGTCTGCTAGTGTAGAAGATCATGGGGCCTTTTTAGTTGATAATTCACGTTACCATAACTTGTTAGGGGTCACTGATTATCAAACAGTTGCCCGATTATTGCAAAGTGATGGCTATGCGACCGATCCAAATTACGCAACGACGTTAATTAATACCATCAATAGTTATCGGTTACAGGATTGGGACCATGAAGTTACCGGGACGACACCTGAAAAGCCAGCCGAAAATGAGACTGCCGGTACTTATAAGTTTACTAAAACCGTTGATATTCATACGGCTGCTAGCATGCAGTCAGCAGTGGTCGGCACTTATGATGCCGGTGAATCCGTTCATTACAATGGTAAGGTCGTGGCGGATGGTTATACTTGGTTACGCTATCAATCATATTCAGGCGCAACGCACTATATTGCGATTAGTGGCGATGACAGTGTGACGGTGACTCCCGCCACTGGCACTTTCAAATTTACGACGACAACTAATATTCGTGATGGCGCCAGTCGTTCAGCTAAAATCGTCGGCACTTATGATACCGGTGAAACTGTCCATTATAATGGGAAGATTGAAGCCGAGGGCATTACTTGGTTACGGTATCAATCCTATTCCGGCGCGACCCATTATGTTGCGATTGGTGATGATGTTGCTGTCACGGCACCTAGCGTTGAAGCCGCCACTGGTGCGTATCGCTTTACTGCTGATACCGCAATTAAAAGTGCACCACGTTCGACAGCGACCACGGTTGGCACCTATCGCACTGGGGAAACTGTTTATTATAATGGTAAAGTGACGATTGATGGGCAAACTTGGTTACGTTACCGGTCATATTCCGGAGCGGATCATTATGTCGCAATTAATGGCAATCTGACTGAAAATAAACCAGTTGTGACGGCCACAAGTGGTACGTATCGTTTCCAGACGACGACGGCTATTAAGGGGACACCGGCGACGAATGCGGCCACAGTCGGCACCTATTATGCTGGCGATACCGTTCGCTATAATGCTAAAGTCACCGTCAATGGTCAAACCTGGTTACGTTACCAATCGTATTCAGGAGCGACCCATTATGTGGCAGTCGATGGCAGTCATACTAATGCGGCCACGACCACGGCTAAGGCCGGGAGTTTTACCTTTACAACGACGACTAATATTCGGACCGCTCCTAGCACGCGAGCTAGCATTGCTGGGGAATACTACCCCGGTGATCGTGTTTATTACAGTGGCACCGTAGTAGCGGATGGCTATACTTGGTTGAAGTATCTGAGCCGTTCTGGAGCAACGCATTATGTCGCAGTCGTCCATTAA